The Erinaceus europaeus chromosome 11, mEriEur2.1, whole genome shotgun sequence DNA window ACCTCACAGGCATCAGGACTCCATGAATGCTCTCCTCACTGCTACCCTGCTAGAATTTGGTCCAACTCGAATTAATAAGCCCCGTCAGTCTCTGTGTTGCTAAAAGCTTCCCACTGCTCCCTTCCCTCTATGCTGACCATCCGCCCTGTGACCTGGGTGAGGTCCTCCAGTCTGAGTGGTTCACTGCTTCACCTCTAAAGGAGGAATGGCAGGCCCCTCCCTGAGCACAGTCTACACTCCTCCAACAACCCTGGGCTCTGCTTTCCTTGGCAGCCTCCCCTCTGCCCAGTTCTTGGTGCACTTCTGTTTCCTTGCAGTTCCTGGATGACTTTCTCTCCTGCCGGTGAAGCCAGCATGTCCTGTCTGAAAACCACCTTCAACTGCCCTCCCCTTGTCTCCTAGGGAAGCTTCTGAGGGTGGACGTCCTGACATTCAAGAAGCACTTTGGTCTCAGGCTGGGTGAgcatccctcttccttccttccccatgtTTACCACTTTCGTGTCATGTCTCAGGTTGAGGGCCTTAGTCCTTTCccacaaaatatttattatttccatAGTATTTCCCTTACTTCAGTTTGAATGAGATAGACACCCAACTCctgttcagcactggcttatggttgttCTGCAACCAGCACTCAGGCATGGAGTCTTTCTATCATCATGCTCTCTCCCCATCCCACACTGGAATTGTGGTGACTTCCTCTCAGCTAAGAGCATGTCTATGGAgggtctccttccttctctcttgctccctctgtcTCAGTACAGTGCCCACTGCAATGGGCAtcccatacacacagagagaagaagataTAATTGGAGGTGTTGTACTTACGGCAATTGATACCTTTCCAGTGGTAGTCAATCTGGTAGAATATTTTCTTGTTCTCACAGCCAACATTCTCTGCACGGCGATAGCAACAGTTATGCTCAGCACAGCATCTGTTGGCACAGTCCCCTTCAGGATTCCCATCAACCTTTGGTCACAGAGTCTTCCCCTTGGCTCTAGAAAGTGTCCCCTTGTTTGAGACATGACCTTTACCAGAGTCTCCTTCATACAGCCTTTCTGCTGGGCCATACTGGGGTCAATGCTGTGGTCAGTCTTGCAGGGTCCACATGAGCATAGGGGAGGGAAGACTGGGGGCCTCACCTGTCTGTGGCATCCACAGGTGCTCCTTTTTGTCTGAAGCCACAGTTGCAGCCATAATCACCAAAAGCAGAGGCAGCTTCCCTTCCAATTGCCCTTAAGATCATTCTGTCCAAATTCCACTTAGCCCCATCAGTCCCCAGCAGACCTGTCAGGAAATCGTCCCATGATGACGATGAGGGGAACTAATCCTGCTGTAGCTTCCGTAGTCTTTCTGCAACCCCCATCCCACAGGGGACTCTTCATGCAGGAGAAAGGTCTGCAGCCATGGCAGATAGGAAGGCCCTGATGAAGGCCTGTTTCATTCCATGGGCTGCCCCCTGCACCTCAGGGCAGGGTCTGCTCTTACCAAAGGACACGATCACTGCCAACAGCAAGACCTTCATGCCAAGCCTCTGGGGGGAGAATCACATGCTGGTTAGCCTGACTCCTCTCCCAGGTGGAGATGGCATCTGTTCTATGTCCTGCTGTCCCTCAGGGAACTCCAGTGGACAGGTAGGCAGGAGCACCCCCCCAGACTGTGTGCAGGTGACCCCCTCAGCTCACACAGAGGACACATGGGGAGAAACCATGGAGACCACCTGGACAACCCCAATCCAGCACTTTTTCAAATTGGCCCTTTCCCAGATTATGGGTGATCTACCACTTGACAGTTCTTACTTGTCCCCACATTGAAATAATGTGTGAAAAAATTATTCACacaacaaacaaatagaaaaatggtGGCCAGGCCTGGTGCACCTGCTCATATGCACACATCATAGttcataaggatgcaggttcacaTCCCTGGTCCAAACATGCTggtgggaagcttcctgagtggggaagcagtaggctatgtgtctctctgtatctctccttctgtatatcctccttctctcttaatttctgtatccaataataagtacataaaaataattaaatagcatTAATTCTGATCCTTAACATTTTTCTCAAAAGCACACAGCTGCCTCCTTTCAATATCTTTGCAAGTCCtgatacatatacacatgcacaGAGTTGTCCTAAAGAGTTGAAGATGCTCTTGAAGTTCAGTTATCCTGAAAACACATTTGAGTTGAACAACCAGTGTAGAATTCAAAGCTTACCACATAGATGACCACTTCTAAATGCAGAACCACACACTTACAACCTTGTCTGCACAATcaggctccctctctctctatgtctctgtgtctctgtttctctctctctctctctcagttatcATAAGTCTAGGAGACATATGCACAAACAAAGGTGTCAACTCTGGGCACAAACCTTCAGAGAATGCTGAGCCGATGCCTCCAGTCTTTCCTTCTTTACTTGCAGTCCAAGTCCTTAAATAACTTCTCAGGGAGCTGAGACTTGCTGGATTTTGTGAAGGGGTGGAGTGTGGTCTGTGATGGACAGCCTTTGGCCTGCCAGTAGCTTTGGGTAATCCCTCCAGTGTCCCTAATCACCAATGGCCAGAGGTGAGGCAGGAAACCCTGTTTGCTGCTAATTGCTGCCAAAAAATGGTCCTGTTGTGTAATCTTTCTTTTGGCCTGGCTCCTGCCATAGCCATTCCCTGAAGCAGCTCTCAGAGTGACCACCCTACATCTCCTGGATGCTGCTCCCAGGAGAAGTGAAGCTCCTGTGCTGCTGCGAGCGATGGGCTGCTCTGCACAGTGTTGGGGCCATGGACTGAGGGAGGCCAGGAGGCCCTATGTTGGGACATGTGGTATCTGGGAAGTGAGGGGGAATTTCATGTTgtgattctcctcctcctctccttcccctgagAGTGTCTGGCCCTGGGCAAAGGCAGAGCTGACCTCCCTGGCCTCCTCTGTGCACAGGCCTGCCTCCTCCTCATCCCAGGCCTCACCTCCTTGGAAACACAGCTGAGGAACTGTCCTCTGATCTACGTCTCTTTCTCCTGCAGCCACAGGGACTGTCTGACTTTGGTCAATCACAGCAATgatctttaaaaagtgaaaaaccaCACCTCACTCCTTCACAAACTCATTttatagtgacttaataatgtttAACATGATTGTGGGATAACAGTGGTACAAGTCCATGTAATTTCtacaaccagagttccctgtcccctcccctccactggaagcttccctattctttatccctctgggagtctgaaccagaatctttatgggtgcagatggtagaaggtctggtttctccagcttcttctctgctggacatgggtgttggcattgaatccacactcccagcccgtTTCTGattttccctactggggtggggctgtggggaggtgagactccaggacacaggggtgatattgtctgcccagggaagtcaggttgacatcagggtagcatctgtgAGTGGCTGGGTGAAAAGTGTAAGGTATAATGTAGAATCAATGGTTTAATCATTAAGAATATAAATGCAAATGGACTGCAGATAAGACTGTGTTCTTCATATTGCAGGGTGACTGTGTTTCCTACTCTGCAGAGGTCTGCTGGTCTCCCAGACCTTAGTGTGAGGGTGAGATGGAATTGCCTTGTTTtgtcaccccatcatctagggctctttagggaatctttggatttccacacagacttgatgggcctaactTGTAACagacccctccctccaccctcactggccacttccatcaggaacatcagcacaagccctcctgtgggcctctccaggacctgtcCTCACTGCAGAGCAACAATGGTGGGGACCCCCaaaccctctgaagggaggctggtcagcctgctctgcccctctagaaagatgggtcctgacatgagtgcagcctggaatcttccagctgtgaccatggactgtgaacttagactgacagggatttgaggtcacacaggctcctgtcctaaatatgagtagacctgggccctggatcagatcatgGGGTAAACATTGAATGAaagtttcatatttttttaaagttcagacgctactctctgccctgatgcagctttctagtcctattcttgactctgacaccatcttcccagactatatttttagtccatctgcatgttacctgtcaggctcaggtaaaaataactaaactcatgggtcccttggaacattcctaaaatagacttcttagcttcttcccacatgaagaaccCTAATTGCATTCCTCCCTTTGTGTTTCTATTTATTGACCAATCTCTCCTGCTTTGTATGTTACCACCTTAACCACCAAGTTTCCAAAGTAGCCAGGACTTTGCTGTCCTGATTTTTCTGgagagatgatctcaccaatatgtccaggaACATCATCTCTCCAAAGACCTACcacacaagggaaagacagacaggcttcAGTGTattgatccacctgccaatgcccattcacagttaagaagcaattacagatgccagaactaccaccttctgcaccccataaagaattttggttcctactcccagaggaacaaaacatagggaagcttccaatggag harbors:
- the LOC132541163 gene encoding phospholipase A2, membrane associated-like, with translation MILRAIGREAASAFGDYGCNCGFRQKGAPVDATDRCCAEHNCCYRRAENVGCENKKIFYQIDYHWKGINCPPQDYCPTQVCECDKALAHCFAIHKSSYNRKYQYYSERNCRGVSPKC